Genomic segment of Kibdelosporangium phytohabitans:
TAGGGCGCGGCTTGATCCTCAATCTGTTCCCCCGGGCGGGCGTTTTATACCCCGGTCGTGTCGCCGGCGCCGGTTTGCGGTGTGAAGTCATGCGGACGATCCAGCCCGCCCGGGGTGCGCTGGACACAGTCGTCCGCACGATCGTGACGCGCCCCGGACGGCGACGGGCCGATGGGTTGCCATGACCCAGTGGGGAGGTGTGGGCTGGAGCGATCTACCCGAGCAGCTACGGGCCGGCGGCGGAACACACGGTTGGGCGACGGCGGCCCTGCTGCGCGGGAAGCGGTTTGGCCTCGGCGAAGAGGGTGAGTCCGATGGGGAGTGGATCGAAATCTGGACAACATGGGCGAAGGGTGTTGGAAGGTGCCTTCCTCGTGCTGGAGGAAGTCGCTCGAGCGGGTGAGGCCGGTTTGACCCAACTGGCTGCCACCACCGGCTTGCCCAAGGCAACCGTGCACCGGCTTCTGCTCCAGTTGGCGGAGCTGGGGGCGGTCCGGCGTGAAGCTGGGCGATACCGTGTCGGGGCGCGCGTCTTCCGATTGGGGCAGGCATGGGATCCTGTTCCGGCATTACGGGCCGCTTCGAGACAGCCACTCCGGCAACTCGCTGCGGTAACGGGCCAGGCGAGCGTGGGTTTGTCTGTGCAGGAAGCAGAGCGGTCCACCCTCATCAGTTGCAGACGCGGTGAATTGGATGAAATCCTGCCCTGGCGGGTCGGCACACTACTGCCGCACGGATGTGCGGTAGACATCGTCTCCGCGACGTGCACACCTGGCGTGCCGCCGCCCGACGGGTACTCCGCAGCGGCGTGGAAGCGAGTGGTTTCCCGCGCCTTCGATCAGGGAATGGCCTTCGACTACACGAAATCAGGGCCCTGGGGCGCGTGCTGCATGGGAGCCCCCATCCACGCGCCATCTGGACGCGTCGTCGCCGCCCTGGCCTTGGCAGTGCTCGACGAAAGGAGGCTGGCGGCACTCGCCCCAGCAGTTCGGCGGTTCGCTGGCATGATCACTGCCAATTTGGCGCGATTGCCTTCCTGCCACGGGTGAATTCGGCCGACTGGCCAGCGCCCAGTTCACCAGCAGATTGGGCCTCGTTCATTCGCGGCCACCGTCACAAAACCGATACGGGAATGCCTCGCGAAACAGCCACTTAGTCCGGCGTCGCGCGGGTGTAGCGACCGGCCAGCACCTTGATCCGCTCGATCAGCTCCGGTGGCCCGGTCACGTCGAAGTCCATCCCGAGCAGACCGATGTGGGCCACGAGTGAGTCGAGCGAGTCAGACCCGGTGTGCAGCACGCAGGTATCGGCGTCGCGCGGTTCCACGTGCCCGGCCGTGGGTGGGATACGGGGCGCCACCTCGCTCGCTGGCGCATGCACGACCACCTCGGCGCGGTAGCGCCACGCGGCGGACGAGACCCGCTGTGACACGTACGCGGTGATGTCGTCGGCCGGCAACGAGCGAGGTGTGAAGCGCGGGCCGAACGGGGTTCGCGGGCTCATCCGGTCGACGCGGAATGTCCGCCAGTCCACGCGCTCGGTGTCCCATGCCAGCAGATACCACCGCCGGCCCCAGACGACCAGCCGGTAGGGCTCGACGTCACGGCGGGTGTCGGCGCCGCGGTGGGTGCGGTAGTCGAAGCGGACCCGCTCGGTGTCACGGCAGGCCGCCGCGAGGGCAGTGAGCACGTCGGCGTCGATCTCGGGGCCTGGGGTGTCCGCCGGTACTCGCATGGCGAACTCGGTGAGCGCCGCGGCGCGGCGGCGGAGCCTGCGCGGGAGCACCTGTTCGATCTTGGCCAGTGCGCGCAACGAGATCTCCTCGATCGCCGTGAGCCCGGTGGCCGCCCGCAGGCCGAGCACGATCGCGACGGCCTCGTCGTCGTCGAGCAGCAGGGGCGGGACCGCGGCACCTGCGCCGAGCCGGTAGCCCCCGGCCGCGCCGCGGGTCGAGTCCACGGGATAGCCGAGCGACCGGAGCCGTTCGATGTCGTTGCGCACCGTCCGCTCGCCGACGCCGAGGCGCACGGCCAGTTCCGGTCCGGTCCAGTCGCGGCGCGACTGCAGGAGAGACAGCAGTCGCAGGAGCCTGGCGGAGGTCTCCAACATTCTTCGGATTCTGCCCTACAATCAGGAACGGATCATGCCGGATTGGTGAGTAGCGTCGCCACCATGGAGATCAACCCGTTCAAGATCGACGTGCCCCAGGCCGACCTCGACGATCTCGCCGACCGGCTCGCCCGCACGCGCTTCACCGAGGAGCTTCCCGCCGGCGTGAGCGGTGACTACGGCGTGCGCGTCGATCCGATCCGTGAGCTCGTTCGCCGCTGGCGCGACGACTTCGACTGGCGCGCGGTCGAGAAGCGCCTCAACGACATCCCGCAATTCACCACCGTGATCGACGGGCAGACCATCCACTTCCTGCATGTCCGCTCCGCGGAGCCCGACGCGTTCCCGCTCATCCTCACGCACGGCTGGCCCGGCTCCTTCGTGGAGTTCCTCGACGTCATCGGGCCGCTGACCGATCCGGCCGCGCACGGCGGCGACCCGAAGCAGGCCTTCCACGTGGTGATCCCGTCGCTGCCCGGGTTCGCGTTCTCCGGGCCGACCACCGAAGGCGGCTGGAACCGCTACCGCACGGCACGCGCGTGGGCGCGGCTCATGGCCGGTCTCGGCTACGACAAATACGGGGCACACGGCAACGACGCGGGGGCGCTGGTCGCGCCGGAGCTGGGACGCGTGGATCCCGATCACGTGACCGGCGTGCACGTCGACCAGATCTACTCGTTCCCGTCCGGCGACCCGGCCGAGTTCGCGGGCATGCCCGAGGACGAGCTGGCCGAGCTGACCCGCCTGCAGGAGTTCGGCGCCGACAAGATGGGATACAACGAGTTGCAGTCGACACAGCCGCAGAACCTCGCGCACGCGCTCGCCGACTCACCGGCGGGCCAGCTCGCCTGGAGCTACCAGCTCTTCGGGGACGGCGTTGATCCTGACTTCGTGCTCACCAACGTCGCGATCTACTGGTTCACCCGCACCACGGCGTCGTCGATGCGCTTCTACTGGGAGGACAAGCACACTCAGGAAGCCGACATGCCGCAGGGCCCGACAACGGTACCGTTGGCGCTCGCCGCGTTCGCGTACGACTTCTCGGGAATCAAGCGGTTCGCACACCGCGACCACGCCAACATCGTGTCCTGGACCGAGTTCGGCCGTGGTGGCCACTACCCGGCGCACGAGGTGCCCGAGTTGCTCGTCGGGGATCTGCGGCGGTTCTTCACGGGCACGGCGGGCTGACCGGCGTGATCACACTAGGCCTGCGGGCCCTCAACCGCGCGACGTTGGCCCGCCAGCTGTTGCTGCAGCGCACCGAACGCTCGGTGCCCGACGTGGTCGAGCACCTCGTCGGGCTCCAGGCGCAGACGCCGCACAGCTGGTACGTCGGGCTGTGGAGCCGCGTCGCCGGCTTCCAGCCCGACGTCGCCGTCGACCTGATCACCGGCAGGGCGCTGGTGCGCCTGGCGTTGATGCGCTCCACCATCCACCTGGTCACGGCATCCGACGCGTGGCGATTGCGCCCGCTCATGCAACCCGTGCTCGACCGCGACCTGTTCACCAACCATGTTCACGGCCGCGCCATCCGCGGAGTGGACGTCGCCGCGCTCGTCGAGGCGGGGCGCGAGCTGCTGACGCAGCCGCGCACGTCCCGCGCGCTCGGCACCCTGCTGAACGAGCGATGGCCGGACCGGCCCGCCGCCACGCTGGCCTACGCGATACGCAACCAACTGCCGCTCGTGCAGGTACCGCCGCGCGGACTGTGGGCACGCAGCGGCCCGATCGCGCACGTCAGCGCCGAGAGCTGGCTGGGCGATGAGCGTCCCGACGGCGCGACGGTCGCCGACGTGGTGTGCCGCTACCTCGGGGCGTTCGGACCGGCGACGGTCAAGGACCTCCAGACGTGGTCAGGCCTGACGCGGCTACGCGAGATCGTCGACAGCATGGACCTGCTGGCGCTCCGCGGAGCGGACGGCAGCGAGCTGTTCGATCTTCCGGACGCACCGCGACCCGATCCCGACACGCCCGCCCCACCGCGATTCCTCTACGACTTCGACAACCTGATGCTCTCCTACGCCGACCGCAGCCGGGTCATCACCGACGAGTTCAAGCGCCTCTCCTTCCGCCCGCACGGTCCGGTCCCCCAAGCGGTCCTCATCGACGGCGTCACGGCCGGCGAATGGACGTTCAGCCACACCGGCGGGGTCGCCGCCCTGACCGTCCGGACGTACCGTTCGCTGCCCGCCGCGACCGCCGACGCGGTCGAGGCGGAGGCGGCTCAGCTACTCGACTTCCTCGCTCCCGACGCCGAGGTCCGCGACGTGGAGTTGCTCGTGGTGGAGGAGTAAGTGCCCGCGCCCCTGCCTCCGCGTGGGGTGCGATCAGACGGGCCCAAGCCGCCTGATCGCACCAAGGCCTCGTCGGTTCAACCAGAAGCCGACGAGGCCGCGCGTCAGCACGAGGGTCGTGGCGCGCGTCCTGAACACTTGGCTGGATGGCCGTGCAGCCGAGCGGCATGCTGAACTGCTCCGAGTTCGGGGAACATGTCCGCCTCCGTCGCCGACGCACCGGCTCCGGCGGAGATGAGGTCCCTCGCGGTCTCAGTGCTGCGCCGGATCCCGGCACACCTCCAGCCGGTCCAGCCGAAATCTCGACCAGCAAACCAGTGGTGTGGGGACGCGGATGACCAGGCCCGCAGTCCCACTGGATTGGCCAACCACGTGTTCACCGCGGTGACCGGCCGCACGCCTGATGGGATCCAGGGCACCACCTGGTGGACTGTCGACGGGGACGAGGTCCCGGATGGTGTCGACCCGGCCGAGTGGAACTCGTTGGGGGCAGCACCTTGTCCAGCTCGTCTCGGTGGCGGCGGGTACTAGTCGCGATTGGACGGATCTGTACGCGCTGCTGAACGCCATTCCTGCCACACGATGGACCACCTACGGCGATCTCGCGGCCGTGATCGGCAGCCACCCGGTCCCGGTTGGCAGTCACCTCGCCAGTTGCGGCCAGTGCGCCACCCCTGGCGCGTGTCGACCACCAGGGGCACGGTGAGTTCCGGCCTCCGATGGGCTGATCCCACGCGGACAGACATCCCCGAGGACCTGCTCCGCGGCGAAGGAATCCAGATGCCCGGCAACATCGCGGATCCCGCACAACGCCTCACGCGGACGGACCTCCGCGACTTGCTCGGCAGCAACGTCTAGACACTCAGAACTGCGCCGCAGAGCTCGGCAGCGTGCGAAGACGTCGCGCACCGCGGCCAGCGGATCGTGCCACTGTGCCCGTCATCGTGAAGTTGCTGGGGCGCAACAACGACACACGGGCTGCCGGTCAGTTCGGCTCGATCATGTCGGCCAGCCAGTCGGCGCCGTAGTATCCCGCGAAACCACCGATGACGCCGCCGGCCAGACAGCCCAGGGCGGCGCCGGGGCCGGTCTCGGCCGTGGCCAGTGCGCCGCCGGCGCACATTAGCTTCGCACCGGCCCACGCCCCGCCCCAGCTTCCGGCGATGCGTAGCGCCTGCGCGGCCGCGGGCCTCGGCGTTCCGCGGTCGACGCTCTCGCCGATGGACTCGCCCAGCGTGAAGGCGTCGACGGCGACGCCGGCAACGAGGAAGATCCGGCCACCGATCCGGGCGTACCGGATGCCTCGGGCCATCCGGATGTCCCGTGCCGCGATCGGGCTGATGTCCGCCGCGTTGAACAGGCCGTTGGACATGCCCTTCTGGTTCACGTGGTAGAAGGGATGCGGGACCTTGGAGCCGGCGGGCGTGGCGTGCGCGTCCCAGGCGAAGAACTTCTTGGTCCCTTCCACGTAGACCTCGAACAGCCGGGTGTCCCTTGGCAGCCCTGGCTTGAACTTCCACTGGTTCGGCCAGGCCGGGTTGGCGAAACGGATCCGGCTGTTGGCCGGCAGCGTGACTCCCATGAACCGGGAGACCGGATAGGTACCGAGCTGGTAGACACCCGACCGGAACAAGCCGGACAGGCTCGCGTCCCGCACGCGCTGCCAGGATCGGGACGTACCTGTGACCGCGCCGAATCCCTGGGGCTCGACCGGCTGTGCCACCTCGAACAGCGTGGCGGCGTCGGCGCTGACTGGCGGGGCGATCAGCGCCCGACCGTCGGGCCACAGCACGAGTTGCTGCTCGGGCGCCCCAGCCGCACCGGCCGGAAGCGGACCACACTATCCCGTACCCGGCCACGCCAGGCCAGTGACAAGCCGGGCCAGCTGGCCGTCCATTAGGGCAGTCTTGGGACCACCGCCGGGAAGACGGCGCCGGTCTGGCGGTTGGCGATCACGAGTGGTTCGCCGTTGACGTGCGAGATCTCCCCGCCCCATGTCAGCCCAGGCCGCACAGGAACGGACCGGCGCCGTCACATGGTTGGGATGCGCTGGCATCACACCCTGACGAACTACCGTACGGCCAACCGGTAAAGAGGTCCCGGCACGGTCATCGCCCTGCGGCGCTGTCTTTCCCGAGGTGCCTGCCCTTGGTCGGTCCGGGATTGGCGCTTCTGCCGGACCTGCACTATCAAAGCTTCCGCCCAGGTGCCTGGTTTGAGTTTCATCCTGTTTGGCGAGGTCGTGGGTCGGTGGACTTCTTCTTGCCAGTGCCGGGTTTCGCGTGTTGGTGCTGGTGACGGTGTGGACGTCGTGGCGTGATGCCAGGT
This window contains:
- a CDS encoding IclR family transcriptional regulator, with the translated sequence MGSGSKSGQHGRRVLEGAFLVLEEVARAGEAGLTQLAATTGLPKATVHRLLLQLAELGAVRREAGRYRVGARVFRLGQAWDPVPALRAASRQPLRQLAAVTGQASVGLSVQEAERSTLISCRRGELDEILPWRVGTLLPHGCAVDIVSATCTPGVPPPDGYSAAAWKRVVSRAFDQGMAFDYTKSGPWGACCMGAPIHAPSGRVVAALALAVLDERRLAALAPAVRRFAGMITANLARLPSCHG
- a CDS encoding helix-turn-helix transcriptional regulator; translated protein: MLETSARLLRLLSLLQSRRDWTGPELAVRLGVGERTVRNDIERLRSLGYPVDSTRGAAGGYRLGAGAAVPPLLLDDDEAVAIVLGLRAATGLTAIEEISLRALAKIEQVLPRRLRRRAAALTEFAMRVPADTPGPEIDADVLTALAAACRDTERVRFDYRTHRGADTRRDVEPYRLVVWGRRWYLLAWDTERVDWRTFRVDRMSPRTPFGPRFTPRSLPADDITAYVSQRVSSAAWRYRAEVVVHAPASEVAPRIPPTAGHVEPRDADTCVLHTGSDSLDSLVAHIGLLGMDFDVTGPPELIERIKVLAGRYTRATPD
- a CDS encoding epoxide hydrolase family protein, with amino-acid sequence MEINPFKIDVPQADLDDLADRLARTRFTEELPAGVSGDYGVRVDPIRELVRRWRDDFDWRAVEKRLNDIPQFTTVIDGQTIHFLHVRSAEPDAFPLILTHGWPGSFVEFLDVIGPLTDPAAHGGDPKQAFHVVIPSLPGFAFSGPTTEGGWNRYRTARAWARLMAGLGYDKYGAHGNDAGALVAPELGRVDPDHVTGVHVDQIYSFPSGDPAEFAGMPEDELAELTRLQEFGADKMGYNELQSTQPQNLAHALADSPAGQLAWSYQLFGDGVDPDFVLTNVAIYWFTRTTASSMRFYWEDKHTQEADMPQGPTTVPLALAAFAYDFSGIKRFAHRDHANIVSWTEFGRGGHYPAHEVPELLVGDLRRFFTGTAG
- a CDS encoding winged helix DNA-binding domain-containing protein — translated: MITLGLRALNRATLARQLLLQRTERSVPDVVEHLVGLQAQTPHSWYVGLWSRVAGFQPDVAVDLITGRALVRLALMRSTIHLVTASDAWRLRPLMQPVLDRDLFTNHVHGRAIRGVDVAALVEAGRELLTQPRTSRALGTLLNERWPDRPAATLAYAIRNQLPLVQVPPRGLWARSGPIAHVSAESWLGDERPDGATVADVVCRYLGAFGPATVKDLQTWSGLTRLREIVDSMDLLALRGADGSELFDLPDAPRPDPDTPAPPRFLYDFDNLMLSYADRSRVITDEFKRLSFRPHGPVPQAVLIDGVTAGEWTFSHTGGVAALTVRTYRSLPAATADAVEAEAAQLLDFLAPDAEVRDVELLVVEE